In Acaryochloris marina S15, a single genomic region encodes these proteins:
- a CDS encoding UDP-N-acetylglucosamine 2-epimerase codes for MQQKLKIRSRQDIVPLEKAILGQYYFPLQDYLGFDEKLAMLFQSLPLRLSRSSPQPEISFFLYSKACERLLIPLLLHLAESGILEKNGIKLNLVVLPGIHQLQLVPQTLEKLSSLGITPQANYLSLIRACLSPQNKGVVFCLDHRELYEFHRCGVDTADQLRKFGVKTLSIQHGGTRKDSVKGLASTVSDLIMVWGKRVERELVQDYGVDPQRIRVVGNPLHDVLNTLDPEAALTTLQKCYPQVQPQLPHKKIVVLAACLHTEYQGYGDEAQLYRQYIQHIYESLDFSKVLLLIKMHPNDQRNPNLYQQAAQEFADLDSVVVIEPEVTELSVYALLSIADLLLTRSSTVAEEALMMGKQVVAFDLFEDGPSKGYKHLEEYGVYQTVYADPKPALKTEIERMLLDRDSDHSTTIDLAAEFTYALDGQSTQRAVDEIVQRLSVR; via the coding sequence ATGCAACAAAAGCTGAAAATCAGATCGCGTCAGGATATTGTCCCCCTTGAAAAAGCAATTCTAGGGCAATATTATTTTCCACTGCAAGACTATTTGGGCTTTGATGAGAAGCTAGCGATGCTGTTTCAATCGTTACCGCTTCGGCTCTCTCGTTCATCGCCCCAGCCGGAAATCAGCTTCTTTCTCTATTCCAAGGCTTGTGAACGCTTATTAATCCCACTGCTATTGCACTTAGCAGAGAGTGGCATTCTTGAGAAAAATGGCATCAAGCTGAATCTGGTTGTTCTACCGGGGATTCATCAACTGCAGCTCGTTCCCCAAACCCTAGAAAAATTGAGTTCTTTGGGCATCACCCCCCAGGCCAATTATTTAAGCCTCATTCGAGCCTGTTTATCCCCCCAGAATAAAGGGGTGGTCTTTTGCTTAGATCATCGAGAACTCTATGAATTTCATCGGTGTGGCGTTGATACCGCCGATCAGCTCCGCAAGTTTGGCGTTAAAACCCTCTCTATTCAACATGGTGGGACTCGCAAGGACTCCGTTAAAGGACTCGCTTCCACGGTTTCAGACCTAATCATGGTTTGGGGTAAGCGGGTGGAGCGGGAATTGGTCCAGGATTATGGGGTCGATCCCCAACGAATTCGAGTGGTAGGAAATCCGTTACATGACGTCCTCAATACGCTAGATCCCGAAGCTGCTTTGACGACGTTGCAAAAATGCTATCCCCAGGTTCAACCGCAACTCCCCCATAAAAAAATTGTGGTTTTAGCCGCCTGCCTGCATACGGAATATCAGGGGTATGGGGACGAAGCCCAGCTCTATCGACAATATATTCAACATATTTATGAAAGCCTGGATTTTTCCAAGGTGTTGTTGCTGATCAAAATGCATCCCAACGATCAAAGAAATCCAAATTTATATCAACAGGCTGCCCAGGAATTTGCAGATCTCGATTCAGTCGTCGTGATCGAACCGGAAGTAACAGAACTCAGTGTATATGCCCTGCTTTCCATCGCCGATTTACTGCTAACACGCAGTTCTACGGTGGCGGAGGAAGCGTTGATGATGGGCAAGCAGGTCGTCGCCTTTGATTTATTTGAAGATGGCCCCTCCAAAGGCTATAAACATTTAGAAGAGTACGGGGTCTACCAGACGGTCTATGCAGACCCTAAACCGGCTTTAAAGACTGAAATTGAACGTATGTTATTGGATAGAGACTCAGATCACAGTACAACCATCGATCTTGCAGCAGAATTTACCTATGCCTTAGATGGCCAGTCTACCCAACGAGCTGTTGATGAAATTGTTCAGCGTCTATCTGTTCGCTAA
- a CDS encoding acyltransferase yields MTEQLSEPAAASQKFSLQHLFFGARASKSWMASLDGLRGIAVLLVVMTHSKRLLGLSWDQAIVGHYFQAAGTIYGRTGVYLFFILSSFLLTGQMLRETIDLKHIKTWINYGLKRVLRIYPLYLFVLAVYTIFPGFKFTLGNFTAHVILQEALNHFWTIVVEFKYYLFFPFVILIIAVLLKRDFKASVLFLLTAIIATEGANNVVDFTSRLSILPHIPIFLLGSLAAVVNTKLTAVLDPANPKQQRWMSILANSSLVLIVFNFPTLLSRPLWDTVFQANYVRLSANHGFYTYQAILLCILLVSHLHTDGWIKKVLENVALRFVGVVSFGVYLWHIAVLGYVEAYLKAPGFIQYVAVFGATILLSSVTYLLFEKPFMKIKLRPQTLKIQ; encoded by the coding sequence ATGACAGAACAACTGAGTGAACCAGCAGCAGCAAGTCAGAAATTTTCGCTCCAGCATCTATTCTTTGGTGCGCGGGCGTCTAAGAGTTGGATGGCGTCTTTAGATGGGTTACGAGGGATTGCTGTTTTACTAGTGGTCATGACCCATAGCAAACGGCTCTTGGGCTTATCTTGGGATCAGGCAATTGTTGGGCATTATTTTCAAGCCGCCGGCACGATCTATGGCCGCACTGGAGTCTACTTATTTTTTATCTTGAGTAGTTTCCTGCTCACGGGACAAATGTTGCGGGAAACCATCGATTTAAAGCATATAAAAACATGGATTAACTATGGGTTAAAACGAGTCCTCAGAATTTATCCGCTGTATCTCTTTGTTTTAGCCGTTTACACGATTTTCCCAGGCTTCAAGTTTACCTTGGGCAATTTCACAGCCCATGTCATTCTGCAAGAAGCTTTAAATCATTTTTGGACGATTGTCGTCGAATTCAAATACTACTTATTTTTCCCGTTCGTCATTTTGATCATTGCTGTTCTCTTAAAGCGAGACTTTAAAGCTTCAGTGCTCTTTTTATTGACTGCCATTATTGCGACGGAGGGGGCCAATAATGTCGTGGACTTTACCTCAAGATTATCGATTCTCCCTCATATCCCTATTTTCCTTCTGGGATCTCTAGCCGCGGTGGTGAATACCAAACTGACAGCGGTCTTAGATCCGGCCAACCCCAAACAGCAAAGATGGATGTCCATCCTGGCCAACTCCTCTTTAGTGTTGATTGTGTTCAATTTTCCGACTCTACTGAGCCGTCCGCTGTGGGATACGGTATTCCAAGCGAATTATGTTCGACTTTCAGCCAACCACGGGTTTTATACCTACCAAGCCATCTTGCTATGTATCTTGCTAGTGTCCCATTTACATACAGATGGGTGGATCAAAAAGGTTCTAGAAAATGTGGCCCTGCGATTTGTCGGGGTCGTCAGTTTCGGAGTCTATCTTTGGCATATTGCGGTTCTTGGATATGTTGAAGCCTATCTAAAAGCCCCCGGTTTTATCCAGTATGTTGCTGTTTTTGGGGCGACTATCTTATTGTCTTCTGTGACTTATCTCCTGTTTGAAAAGCCTTTTATGAAAATCAAACTCCGTCCTCAGACCCTTAAGATCCAGTAG
- a CDS encoding glycosyltransferase family 4 protein: protein MKSLLLSTSDIEGGAARAAYRLHQGLLAIGHDSQMLVRARFSGQKSVLAEKSALTKLGPQMNGWPLKLGSYQTKTLFSSQWFPDAIAKNVAQLNPDIVNMHWVCNGFLKVETLPKLNKPLVWTLQDMWPFTGGCHYAETCDGYQKACGQCPQLNSQKESDLSRKIWQRKQKAWQDINLTIVTPSQWMADCVRESSLFGHRRVEVIPFCLDVQKYRPANKGFSRDLLGLPSDKLIILFGALSATADLRKGFHLLQPALKKLSQAGWADRIEVAIFGADAPAEPADLGFKAHYLGSFADDLSLSIAYSAADVMIVPSLYESFGQTASEGLACGTPVVAFNAAGQKDIVSHQQNGYLVKPYEVDDLAHGMAWVLEDTDRHRKLCEQARQAAVDQFSLEIQARQYRTLFEELLAA from the coding sequence ATGAAATCTCTTTTATTGAGTACATCTGACATTGAAGGTGGAGCTGCTAGAGCAGCATACCGACTACATCAAGGGCTTTTGGCGATTGGTCATGATTCCCAAATGCTAGTTCGCGCCCGTTTCAGTGGTCAGAAATCGGTGCTGGCAGAGAAGTCGGCATTAACAAAATTGGGGCCACAGATGAATGGCTGGCCCTTAAAGCTAGGGTCCTATCAAACCAAAACCCTCTTTTCAAGCCAATGGTTTCCGGATGCGATCGCAAAGAACGTTGCACAGCTCAACCCAGATATCGTCAATATGCATTGGGTTTGTAATGGCTTCCTCAAGGTAGAAACCTTGCCCAAGCTCAACAAGCCCTTGGTATGGACCCTTCAGGACATGTGGCCGTTTACGGGGGGATGTCACTATGCAGAAACCTGCGATGGCTACCAAAAAGCCTGTGGCCAATGCCCTCAACTAAATAGCCAAAAAGAATCTGACTTGTCTCGCAAAATTTGGCAACGCAAGCAAAAAGCCTGGCAGGACATTAACCTCACCATTGTTACTCCCAGTCAATGGATGGCGGATTGTGTCCGGGAGAGTTCGTTATTTGGCCATCGACGGGTTGAGGTGATTCCGTTTTGTCTAGATGTCCAGAAATATCGACCTGCGAATAAAGGCTTTAGCCGTGATTTATTGGGGCTGCCTTCAGACAAGCTGATCATTCTATTTGGAGCCTTATCGGCGACCGCTGACTTAAGAAAAGGGTTTCATCTACTACAGCCCGCCCTGAAAAAACTGAGTCAAGCGGGCTGGGCCGACCGGATTGAGGTAGCAATTTTTGGGGCAGATGCCCCCGCAGAACCGGCCGATCTAGGATTTAAGGCCCATTACTTGGGGAGCTTTGCCGACGATTTAAGTTTATCTATTGCCTATTCAGCCGCTGATGTCATGATTGTGCCCTCTCTCTATGAATCCTTTGGCCAAACGGCATCGGAAGGATTGGCCTGTGGCACGCCTGTGGTTGCATTTAATGCCGCTGGGCAGAAAGATATTGTTAGCCATCAACAGAATGGTTACCTGGTGAAGCCCTACGAAGTGGATGATTTAGCCCACGGCATGGCTTGGGTCTTGGAAGATACTGATCGCCATCGCAAGTTATGTGAGCAGGCTCGCCAAGCCGCAGTCGATCAGTTCTCCCTGGAGATCCAAGCTCGACAGTATCGCACACTCTTCGAAGAGTTATTGGCTGCATAA
- a CDS encoding acyltransferase, translating into MVVIEKVKSIFLGNPSPSTKQIHSLDGIRGFAILFVFFDHAKGQGLELFPVLNPTGFGKAGVYLFFVLSSFLLAGQFLRDDCELGRWSLWVSYALKRVLRIYPLYIFIMLLYGIVPSFKYTATDVFSHIFLQEGKDQFWAIPVEFKFYLFLPILMWLIVKVLKKNLGLSTLFLGAVMSASFLITIEPAEVARVSLIKYLPIFLLGILAALIHAHLQNRQTQFLESDTFGYIAEGVALLSLIATFGLITTLRTKPDWFLLQQDWSDTLIFIAFGGAWSLFLVAQLHGRGLIRGLLSHPIIRFVGTISFSMYLWHMALIGYTNAHLNMAPPIKFSIILTITLGVAIMSFFVIERPFFRLKKYLPR; encoded by the coding sequence GTGGTAGTTATTGAAAAAGTTAAATCTATTTTTTTAGGTAATCCATCGCCATCCACAAAACAAATTCACTCTTTAGATGGCATTAGAGGATTTGCAATTTTATTTGTTTTTTTTGATCATGCCAAAGGACAAGGACTAGAGCTATTCCCAGTTCTAAACCCTACTGGCTTTGGTAAGGCAGGCGTCTATTTATTCTTCGTGTTGAGTAGCTTTTTGTTGGCGGGACAATTCCTGAGGGATGACTGCGAACTGGGGCGTTGGTCCCTTTGGGTAAGTTACGCACTCAAGCGAGTCTTACGGATCTATCCGTTGTACATCTTTATTATGTTGCTTTATGGCATCGTACCCAGTTTTAAATACACGGCTACAGATGTCTTCAGTCATATATTTCTACAGGAAGGAAAAGATCAATTTTGGGCTATTCCTGTTGAATTTAAGTTCTACCTATTTTTACCGATCTTAATGTGGCTGATTGTTAAAGTTTTGAAGAAGAACCTTGGGCTTTCGACCCTTTTCTTAGGGGCCGTGATGAGTGCCAGTTTCCTGATCACCATTGAACCGGCTGAGGTGGCGCGAGTCTCCCTCATTAAATATTTACCTATTTTTCTCTTAGGGATATTAGCTGCCTTAATTCATGCCCATTTACAAAATCGTCAAACCCAGTTTCTGGAGTCTGACACCTTTGGATATATTGCGGAAGGCGTGGCCCTCCTCAGTTTGATCGCGACGTTTGGCTTAATCACCACGTTGCGGACCAAACCCGATTGGTTTCTCTTACAACAGGATTGGTCAGATACCCTAATATTCATCGCCTTTGGAGGGGCATGGTCTTTATTTTTAGTGGCTCAGCTACATGGTCGCGGTCTGATTCGTGGTCTCTTGAGTCATCCCATTATTCGGTTTGTGGGAACGATCAGTTTTAGTATGTACCTTTGGCATATGGCCCTGATTGGCTATACCAATGCCCATCTCAATATGGCTCCACCGATTAAATTCTCGATTATTTTGACGATCACGCTTGGGGTTGCAATCATGAGTTTCTTCGTGATTGAGCGGCCCTTCTTTCGTTTGAAGAAGTACTTACCTAGATAA
- a CDS encoding glycosyltransferase, producing MKTVALVDTNHGRGHHLTYMRFFSKTLLEMGYRVMSFYPQPDDVLPWIQENCPDKAENFYAFEMQEYQWQELPVLGRLPALFPKWNRWPQPILILGRWQKTAAMIQEAAKQIGHEPDLVFLNWLDNYLSYYLRGSMIDWVFPYPWSGLYFRPATYRFGQRYLPILKTPLSHLAVAQSDHCQAITLLDEYEAKNLQADIDNKPVIAFPDFTDITPPDLTYSLAADIKAKAGNRTIVGLFGALSKRKGLLTLLHAAERCDPDDFFFVFAGSLSKAMFHQDYSTRLNEDYEMVQTIVESSPDNCLFHFEFIPGEPQFNALVNSCDVIFSAYENFPYSSNALVKAATFQKLVMASEGYCMGKRVQQFELGVTIPEGDVDACVEALIELKSRLTQPKTDHQPDFEGYCNQHSLQQLAKSFQDVLNLTTVHQQQQTTSPS from the coding sequence ATGAAAACCGTTGCGCTCGTTGATACCAATCATGGCAGGGGGCATCATCTCACGTATATGCGTTTCTTCAGTAAGACACTGCTAGAAATGGGCTATCGAGTGATGTCTTTTTATCCCCAGCCTGATGACGTCTTGCCGTGGATCCAAGAGAATTGTCCAGATAAGGCTGAAAATTTTTATGCCTTTGAAATGCAGGAATATCAATGGCAAGAACTGCCCGTATTGGGTCGATTACCCGCACTGTTTCCTAAGTGGAACCGATGGCCACAACCTATTTTAATTTTGGGACGCTGGCAAAAAACGGCTGCCATGATTCAAGAGGCAGCGAAACAAATTGGCCATGAGCCCGACCTGGTTTTTCTCAATTGGTTAGACAACTATTTAAGCTACTACTTACGCGGCTCGATGATTGATTGGGTCTTCCCTTACCCTTGGTCTGGCCTCTATTTTCGACCCGCAACCTATCGGTTTGGTCAACGCTATCTTCCTATTCTCAAAACGCCTTTATCCCATCTCGCGGTGGCCCAGTCTGATCACTGCCAAGCCATCACCCTACTAGATGAGTATGAAGCGAAAAATCTGCAGGCAGATATCGACAACAAACCCGTGATTGCCTTTCCCGACTTTACCGATATCACCCCTCCCGATTTGACCTATTCATTAGCCGCAGACATCAAAGCTAAGGCAGGTAATCGCACCATTGTCGGGCTGTTCGGCGCTCTGAGTAAGCGCAAGGGACTTTTAACCTTATTGCACGCCGCTGAGCGGTGCGATCCAGATGATTTTTTCTTTGTCTTTGCAGGATCGCTCTCTAAGGCCATGTTTCATCAAGATTACTCAACCCGATTGAATGAAGACTATGAAATGGTCCAAACCATCGTTGAGTCTTCTCCTGACAACTGTCTCTTTCATTTTGAATTTATTCCCGGTGAACCTCAATTTAATGCCTTAGTGAATAGCTGTGATGTCATTTTTTCAGCTTATGAAAACTTTCCCTACAGTAGCAATGCCTTAGTTAAAGCAGCCACGTTCCAAAAATTGGTGATGGCCAGCGAAGGGTATTGTATGGGCAAACGAGTGCAGCAGTTTGAGTTAGGGGTGACCATTCCGGAAGGGGATGTTGACGCTTGTGTAGAGGCTTTAATAGAACTCAAATCCAGACTCACCCAACCCAAAACTGACCATCAGCCAGACTTTGAAGGATACTGCAACCAACACTCCCTACAACAGCTCGCAAAGTCTTTTCAAGATGTGCTCAATCTCACCACTGTTCATCAACAACAGCAAACAACTAGCCCATCATAG